From Abiotrophia defectiva ATCC 49176:
GAAGCCGGAACTAATGGCGGACCGTACGGCGATCTCTATGTGGTCTTCCAGGTCGAAGAGAGTGACATCTTTGAACGTGAAGGTACCGAAATCTTCTACGAACTGCCTATCAGCTTTAGCCAGGCAGCCCTAGGGGATGAAGTCAAGGTACCAACTGTTCATGGTAACGTTAAACTTAAAATCCCGGCAGGTACCCAAACTGGTACCACCTTCCGACTACGTGAGAAGGGAGCACCAAGCCTTCGCGGTGGCCGCAATGGGGATCAACACGTGTCCGTCAAAGTCGTGACGCCTAAGCGATTAACAGATCGTCAAAAGGATCTCTTCAAGCAACTGGCTGAATCTAGCGGCGAATCTGTCAAGGGCCATGAAGGTGGCTTCTTCGATAAGATGAAGGATATGTTTGAAGGCAAATAAGATGAAAGGCTGGAATCTTCCAGCCTTTTTCATTGTAATTTAGTCAGCATTCCCTGGCTTAACCCTAGTCTTAGAGCCAAAAATTTGGTACAATAGACCAGTGTATTAGTGCCAGATGGCACTCCTATCTAGATAAATCTGAACGAAAGAGGAAGCCTATGAATCCACAAGAATTACAAGCACTCCGAGCCCGACAGGAGAAAATTCGCAACTTCTCCATTATCGCTCATATTGACCATGGTAAGTCCACTCTGGCTGACCGTATTCTGCAATTGACAGAGACGGTTTCAGACCGGGAAATGCAGGACCAACTCTTGGACTCCATGGACTTGGAGCGGGAGCGAGGCATTACCATTAAACTTAACGCTGTTGAACTGACCTATAAGGCTCAGGATGGGGAAGAGTATATCTTCCACCTAATTGATACCCCAGGGCACGTGGACTTTACCTATGAGGTATCACGTTCACTGGCAGCCTGTGAAGGAGCCATTTTGGTCGTCGATGCCGCCCAGGGGATTGAAGCTCAGACTCTGGCCAACGTTTATTTGGCTTTAGATAACGACTTAGAAATTCTGCCGGTCATTAACAAGATTGACTTACCAGCCGCTGATCCTGAGCGTGTTCAGGTTGAAATTGAAGATGTCATTGGCATTGACGCAAGTGAGGCCGTTTTCGCCTCAGCTAAATCCGGGATTGGGATTGACCAAATCCTGGAGCAAATTGTCCACAAGGTACCGGCCCCTCCAGGTGACTTAGAAGCGCCACTACAAGCCTTGATTTTCGACTCTGTCTACGATTCCTATCGCGGTGTTGTCTTGAATATCCGGGTCATTAACGGTGTCGTGAAACCTGGCGACAAGATTCGTTTGATGTCCAACGGCAAAGAATTCGATGTAGTGGAAGTCGGGGTCTTCAGTCCTAAGCCAGTCCAACGCGACTATCTCATGGTAGGGGATGTGGGCTATATCACGGCTTCCATTAAGACCATTCAAGATACGCGAGTAGGGGATACCATTACCTTGGCCAACAATCCGGCCCAAGAACCCCTAGACGGCTACCGTAAGCTTAATCCCATGGTCTATTGCGGTCTCTATCCAGTCGAGTCTAACGACTATAATGATTTGCGGGATGCCTTGGAAAAACTCCAACTCAATGACGCGGCCTTACAATTTGAGCCTGAAACTTCGCAAGCCCTAGGCTTTGGCTTCCGTACGGGTTTCTTAGGCTTGCTGCACATGGACGTTATTCAGGAACGTCTGGAACGTGAGTTCGACATCAACCTCATAACCACAGCGCCTTCGGTTATTTACAAGGTCAAAAAGACCAATGGCGAGGAAATCATCGTGGATAACCCGTCCGCTATGCCAGACCAAACCGTCATCGATGAAATCTACGAGCCCTACGTTAAGGCCTCCATTATGGTGCCTAATGAATATGTTGGCGCAGTCATGGACATCGGCCAACGTAAGCGGGGTAACTTCATTACCATGGATTATCTGGATGATTACCGGGTCAATGTGGTCTATGAGTTACCATTGTCAGAAATCATCTATGACTTCTTCGATAAGCTCAAATCCAATACCAAAGGCTATGCATCCCTTGACTACGAATTAATTGGCTACAAACCATCTAACCTAGTTAAGATGGATATCCTGCTCAATGGCGACCTGATTGACGCCTTCTCCATGATTGTCCACAAGGACTTTGCTTACGGTCGTGGCCGTGAATTAGTAGAAAAACTTCGTGGCATCATCCCACGACAACTCTTCGAAGTGCCTGTTCAGGCTGCTATCGGTAATAAGATTCTAGCGCGTACCACCATTAAGGCCTTGCGTAAAGACGTAACGGCTAAACTCTACGGTGGGGACGTCAGCCGCCGTAAAAAGCTCCTCGAGAAACAAAAAGAGGGGAAAAAGCGGATGAAACAAATTGGGACCGTGGAAGTCCCACAAGAAGCCTTCATGGCTGTCCTTCAAATGGACGAAGATTAATATCTATCAAGCTCCCAGCCAGTATGGTGGGAGTTTTTTTGTATAAACAGAAGGTCAAAATAATTAAGTAATCGCTTGCAATCACCTAAGAAAAGGTTTACAATATAAGTGTAGTATATTTCACAAATTTCACAATAAGGAGGAGTCTACTATGAAAGCATACACCTATGTTGAACCTGGCCTAGCTAAATTCGTTGACAAGCCAAAGCCTGTCATCTTGAAGCCAACGGATGCAATTGTTCGTATGCTTAAAACGACCATCTGTGGGACAGACCTACACATCATCAAGGGTGACGTGCCAGCTGTCCAAAATGGGACGATTTTAGGACACGAGGGGATTGCGGTTGTCGAAGAAGTTGGATCCAGCGTGACTAACTTCAAGCCTGGCGATAAAGTCATTGTTTCCTGCGTCTGCTCCTGCGGTAAGTGTTATTACTGTAAGAAGGGGATTTATGCCCACTGTGAAGACGAGGGTGGTTGGATTTTCGGCCACTTAATCGACGGCACACAGGCTGAATATCTCCGTGTTCCACACGCAGACAATACCCTCTATAACCCACCAGCAGGCCTTAGCGATGAAGCCTTGGTTATGATTTCAGATATTCTACCAACGGGTTATGAAATTGGGGTCCTCAAAGGTCGGGTAGAGCCAGGTTGTAATGTGGCCATTATTGGTTCTGGACCAGTTGGTTTGGGCTCACTCTTAACCGCTCAGTTCTATTCTCCTGCTAAGATTATCATGGTGGATATTGATGATCACCGCCTAGATACCGCCCTCAAGTTCGGCGCTACCCATAAGGTTAATAATTCCGATACTGACAGAGCCATCAAGGAAATCTTTGACTTAACGGATGGTCGTGGGGTTGACGTGGCCATTGAAGCGGTGGGGATTCCAGCATCCTTTGACTTCTGCCAAAAAATTATTGCAGTTGATGGCCGTATTGCTAACGCGGGTGTCCATGGGGTCCCTGTGCAATTCGACTTAGATAGACTCTGGATTCGCAATATTACCGTAACAACTGGCTTAGTATCAACTAATACCACACCACAACTGCTGCAAGCCCTAGAAGCTCAGAAGATTCACCCTGAAGAGCTCGTTACCCACTACTTCAAATTGTCTCAAATCGAAGAAGCTTATGACGTCTTCCGGGAAGCCTCTAAGAATAATGCCATTAAGGTCCTGATTGAAAATGACCTTAGCCCACAAAGCTAGGCTAAGAAGGATCGCTTTTACTATAAGTGACGGGGCCTCTGGCTCGGTCACTTTTTATGTCAAAAAGAAGTTAGGAGGGAAGCCTATGCAAGAAGACATTCAAGGTCTACAAACCATTATTAATAATAGCCAGCACCTAGTATTTTTCGGTGGGGCAGGCGTCTCAACCGAATCGGGTATCCCTGATTTTCGCAGTGCCCAAGGCATTTATAGTCAAGATTTAGGTAGAAACTTTTCAGCCGAACAACTGATTAGTCATAGCATGTATCGTAAATATCCCCAGCTTTTCTATGATTTTTACCGTAAGCATTTGATTTATCCTCATGCTAAGCCAAATGCTGCCCATATCTTTCTAGCACAGTTAGAGGCCAGTGGCCACTTGGACGCTGTCATTAGCCAGAATATTGACACCCTACATGAAGCCGCTGGTAGTCAATGCGTTCTTAAACTACATGGGACGGTTGACCGAAATATTTGTCAGGAATGTGGCAGAGTCTATGACCTTAAGAGCTTTCTTGACGCTTATGATAGTCAGGGCATCCCGCGCTGTCCCCATTGTGGCGGCGTGCTTAAACCAGACGTCACCCTCTACGAAGAATCACTTAATATGGAGGTTTTCGACCAGGCTATCTCAGCCATTCAGCAAGCCGATACCTTGATTGTAGGAGGTACTTCTTTAGTCGTCTATCCGGCTGCAGGTCTACTTCAATATTTTAAGGGCAAACATTTGGTGGTCATCAATAAGCAGGCCATCCCTCAGGATGACTGGGCAGATTTAGTTATTCATGCTCCAATTGGGCAAGTTTTCAGCCAATTAGTGCTTCCGGGTCAATAGGCCTATTCAAAGCTGACAGAATAGACTATAATAGGAAGGAACTGTCAATTTGGAGGAAAGACATGAGTATCTTAAGCGTATCAAATCTGACCCATGGATTCGGCGATCGGGCCATCTTCGAAGATGTCTCCTTCCGCCTACTCAAAGGGGAACATATCGGCCTGATTGGGGCCAATGGTGAAGGGAAATCAACCTTCATGAACATTGTAACAGGTAAGCAACTGCCAGATGAAGGCAAGGTAGAGTGGGCCAAGTATGTGACAACTGGCTACCTAGACCAACACAGCGTCCTTAAGCCTGGTCAAACCATTCGCGATGTCTTGCGCATGGCCTTTGATGATTTATTTGCCATTGAAGCCCGCATTAGCGAGGCCTATGAAGAGATGGCGACCGCTGATGACCAAGCCATGGCAAACCTATTAGAGGAAGTAGGGGAGCTACAAGAACGCCTGGAAGTCCACGATTTCTATACCTTGGATGCTAAAATTGAAGAAGTGGCTCGTGCTCTTGGTATTACCGCCTTTGGTTTAGAAACGGACGTCACCTCACTGAGTGGGGGACAGCGGACCAAGGTCTTATTGGCTAAGTTACTCTTAGAAAAGCCCGACATCTTACTCTTGGACGAGCCGACCAACTACTTGGATGCCGAACATATCGAGTGGCTTAAACGTTACTTGCAAAACTACGAAAATGCCTTTATCTTAATTTCCCATGATATTCCATTCCTTAATAGTGTCATTAACATTATCTATCATGTGGAAAACCTCAAGCTCAGCCGTTATGTTGGCGACTATGAGAACTTCCAAGCGGTCCACGCCATGAAGCGTGCCCAGCTAGAAGCGGCCTATGAACGCCAACAAAAGGAAATAGCGGACCTCAAGGACTTCGTCAATCGTAACAAGGCCCGAGTAGCAACGCGCAATATGGCCATGTCCCGTCAGAAGAAATTAGATAAGATGGAAGTCATTGAGCTACAAGGCGAGAAACCTAAGCCAAAATTTGACTTCCAGTCTGCTCGGACCCCTGGCCGTTTCATCTTCGAAGCTAATCAGTTAGAGATTGGTTATGACCAGCCGCTAACCAAGCCGCTGGATCTAGTCTTTGAACGTAACCAGAAGGTTGCCATTATCGGTGCCAACGGGATTGGTAAGACCACTTTACTCAAGAGCCTCATGGGGCTTATTCCGGCCTTAGCTGGCCAAGTAGAGCAAGGTGATTACTTGGAAATTGGTTACTTCGAACAAGAAGTTGCTTCAGGTAACCGTCAGACGCCATTAGAAGCTGTGTGGAATGCTTTCCCAGCTATGAACCAGGCTGAAGTACGCGCTGCCTTAGCACGTTGTGGCCTGACTTCTAAGCACATCGAAAGCCAAATTCAAGTCCTAAGTGGGGGAGAGCAAGCCAAGGTCCGTCTTTGCCTATTGATGAATGCTCCGCATAATGTCTTGATCTTGGACGAGCCGACCAACCACTTGGACGTTGATGCCAAGGAAGAATTGGCTCGTGCCCTCAAAGAATACAAGGGCAGTATCCTCATGGTTTGCCACGAACCTGAATTTTATCAAGGTTGGGTCAACCAAATTTGGGACTTCAACCAATTTTAACAAGCCAAAGCCAAAGTTTGTTCACTTTGGCTTTTTTTCATGTCTTAATGCCGATATATCAAGATTATTTTATAAATTCAACTTCACAAAGTGTTTGTGAATCTAAAAAACGAATAGATAATATATAATATATTATATAGATAACCTCAGTATTTTATTTAAAATGATAAGGTTTTCTATTCACATAAGCATTTAGTTAAAATACTGATAAGTCAATATTTGAAAACGTTTTGAAAATAGCCTTCACATTGTGCCTTGTTTTCATACATGCTCATTTACAAAAAAAGACCGTCAATATAAAATTTTTATCGTTTGAACTTGAACAAGTGCTTTACTTTTTGAAAACAAAAGCGTATGATGAAGATGTAAATAAAAAGAACTTAGGAGGAACATCCATGGTTGAAAAAGAAGATAAGAAGTTAGAGGCTCAAGCCCATGTTGATGAGCTTGTCCAAAAAGGCTTAGTCGCTCTTGACGAGTTCCGTCTCTTAGACCAAGAACAAGTAGACTACATTGTGGCTAAAGCCTCAGTTGCAGCCTTAGACCAACACGGGGTCTTGGCTAAGCACGCGCTTGATGAAACAGGTCGTGGGGTATTCGAAGATAAGGCAACTAAGAACCTCTTCGCTTGCGAGCACGTGGTTAACAACATGCGTCACACTAAAACAGTTGGCATTATCTCAGAAGACGATGTGACTGGTTTAACCTTGATTGCTGAACCTGTCGGGGTTGTAGCGGGGATTACCCCAACCACCAACCCAACTTCTACCGCGATTTTCAAATCTTTGATTTCATTAAAGACGCGTAACCCAATCGTCTTTGCCTTCCACCCATCTGCACAAGAATCTTCTGCTCACGCAGCCAAAGTGGTTTACGATGCGGCAGTAGCAGCAGGGGCACCTAAGAACTGTATCCAATGGATTACTTTACCATCGATGGAAGCAACTTCTGCGCTTATGAATCACCCAGGGATCGCAACAATCTTAGCAACTGGTGGTAACGCCATGGTTCGCGCCGCTTACTCATGTGGTAAGCCTGCCTTAGGGGTAGGGGCTGGTAACGTACCTGCTTACGTAGAAAAAACAGCTAACATCCAACAAGCTGCACACGACATTATCATGTCTAAGTCTTTCGACAACGGGATGGTCTGTGCTTCAGAGCAAGCTGCCATCGTGGATAAAGAAGTTTACGATGAATTCAAGAAAGAACTTGAGTCTTACCATGTATACTTCGTTAACAAGAAAGAAAAAGCCTTGTTAGAAAACTACTGCTTCGGCGTAAAAGCCAACAGCAAGAACTGCGCAGAAGGTAAATTGAACGCTGATATCGTCGGTAAACCAGCTGCTTGGATTGCTGAACAAGCTGGCTTCAGCGTACCTGAAGGCACTAATATCCTAGCTGCCGAAGTGGCTGAAGTAGGTCCAAAAGAACCATTAACTCGCGAGAAACTCTCTCCAATCATTGCTGTATTGAAATCAGAAAATACGGAAGATGGGATTGCTAAGTCTCGTCAAATGGTTGAATTCCATGGTTTGGGTCACTCTGCTGCTATCCATACACGTAACGAGCAACTGGCTAAAGACTTCGGTCGTGAAGTGAAGGCAATTCGTGTTATCTGGAACGCGCCATCTACTTTCGGGGGGATTGGTGACGTATATAACGCCTTCTTGCCATCCTTAACCTTGGGTTGTGGGACTTATGGTCGCAACTCTGTCGGCAACAACGTCAGCGCCGTTAACTTGTTAAACATCAAAAAAGTGGGGAGACGTAGAAATAATATGCAATGGTTTAAAGTACCTTCAAAAATCTACTTCGAACGTGACTCCATCCAATATCTGCAAAAGATGAAGGATGTAGAGAAAGTTATGATTGTTACGGACGATGCGATGTTCAAATTAGGTTTCGTTCACCGTGTCATCGAACAACTCTCCCTCCGTCCTAAGAAAGTTACCTACACCATCTTCTCAGATGTTGAACCAGATCCAGATATTACAACCGTTGAACGCGGGGCAGCCCTCATGCGTGAATTCCAACCAGATACCATCATCGCTTTAGGTGGGGGGTCTGTAATGGACGCGGCTAAAGTAATGTGGATGTTCTACGAACAACCTCAAGTTGACTTCCGTGACTTAGTACAGAAATTCATGGATATCCGTAAACGTGCCTTCCGCTTCCCAGAATTAGGTAAAAAGGCTAAATACGTTGGGATTCCAACCACTTCTGGTACCGGATCTGAAGTAACACCATTTGCCGTTATCTCTGATAAGAAGAATAACCGTAAATATCCATTGGCTGACTACTCCTTGACCCCAACCATCGCCATCGTAGACCCAGCCTTTGTCTTGACAGTTCCTGCATCAGTTACAGCTGATACTGGTATGGACGTCTTGACTCACGCAGTGGAAGCTTATACTTCTACCTTGGCTAACGACTATACAGATGGTTTGGCTCTCCAAGCAATCAAGTTAGTCTTCGAAAACTTAGAAAGCTCTGTTAAGAATGCTGACTTTGAGTCACGTGAGAAGATGCATAACGCCTCAACCATGGCAGGTATGGCCTTTGCCAACGCCTTCTTAGGGATGTCTCACTCTATGGCTCATAAGATTGGTGGTTTCTTCCATACCGTTCACGGCCGTACCAACGCCATCCTCTTACCATACGTTATCCGTTACAACGGGACTCGTCCAGCTAAGGCTGCAACTTGGCCAAAATACAACTACTACAAGGCCGATGTTAAATTCCAAGACATTGCTAAGATGTTAGGCTTGCCAGCTTCAACGCCTGAAGAAGCAGTTGATGCTTTAGCAAAAGCAGTCTATGACCTAGGTGTTCGTGTCGGAATCGACATGAGTATTAAGGGACAAGGCGTGGATGAGAAGGAATACATGGACACAGTTGAAGAGATTGCTTACTTAGCATACGAAGACCAATGTTCACCAGCTAACCCTCGCTTACCGATGGTAGCTGACATGGTGGAAATCCTCCAAGACGCTTACTATGGTTACAAGGAACGTCCAGGACGTATCAAATAATAGCAAGTAGCTAACTATTCTAGCACCAGGTGCCTGGCACTTGGTGCTTTTTTGAGGACGTCTATTTTGGGCTTATGTTATAATAGAAGTATCAAGAGTCGAGAGAGAGGGGTATAACGATGACAGAAACACTTTATTTAGCAGGAGGCTGCTTTTGGGGCATGGAAGGCTATTACAAGCGCCTGACAGGTGTGGTGGATACGGAAGTTGGCTATGCTAACGGCAAAAGCCCACAGGCCACCTATCAAGGTCTTAAAAGCTCAGATCATGCAGAAACCCTAGCCATTCATTATGATCCTAACCAGGTCGATTTGGCGACTTTAATTAGCCACTTCTTCCGTGTTATTGATCCTTTTAGCCTCAATAAACAGGGCGGTGACGTTGGTCGTCAATACCGCACAGGAATCTACACCACTAGTGCCAGTCAAGAAGCGGCTGTTAAGGCCCTAGTGGCTACTTTTGAGCAAAGAGCAGGGCGGCCAACGGCTGTTGAAGTCATGCCTTTGGCTCATTTTGTGCCAGCTGAAGACTATCACCAAGATTACCTAGATAAACATCCTAGTGGCTACTGCCATATCAAATTGGCCTGGGCCGATCAAGCCTTATCACCAGCTGAAAATTTAGCAAGTCAGGAAGGGTGATAAGATGACCGGCACTATTGAAATTCGACCAGCTCAAGTTGAGGATGCGGCAGCTCTACAAAAGCTAGCCAGCCATGAATTAGGCTATGATTATCCGCTAGAAGCCTGCCAAGAACGGCTGCAAGCTCTCTTGGCCGACGACCAGCAGATTCTTCTAGTGTCAAGAAGCCAAGAAGCTCCTAAACAGGTTCTGGGCATCGTCCACGCTAGCTACTATTATTCCTTTTATGGCGACCCCGCCTATAATGTCATGGCACTAGCGGTCGACCAGGCACATCAACATCAAGGAATAGGGCGGCTTTTAATGCACGCTCTGGAGGCCCAAGCTATTTCAAAGGGCGTCCACCATATTCGCCTTAATTCCGCTAGCCATCGCACTGGGGCACATGCCTTTTATCAGTCCATTGGTTATGATTGTTATAAAACTCAAAAAGCCTTCAGTAAAAACCTATGACTACCAAAAAAACCATTATATCATATATGATATAATGGGTTTTTGCTTTAGATATGAGATTGGAATTGCTTAATGCGCGCCAACAACTGACTATTGCCATTAAATTTAGCAAAGGCCAAAGCGTCTGCACTATATTGCTTGATTTGGTCCGCTTCTAAGCCCTGAGCTTCTGCATTCTGAGCAAGTCGGAAATAGAGTCGATCCACGTAATGGGATACCGCTGCTTGGCTAGAAAGATTAATGCCATGTAGCAAGAGGCGGTTAGACTGGTCATATTCCTGGGCTGTCGCATAGAAATTAGCTGAATGCAAAACAATATTAAGTATGCGCCATAATTCCTGGCTATTGGCCGGCTCATAATCTAGCAGCCCGTCTTGAGCTTTCTCAAAGTAGTGATGGGCCCGTTCGGATTCACCTGCATTGGCATAGGCTAGCCCTAAGCCAGCTGCAGCTAAAGAACTGTAGAGTGGCTCGAAATCGGCGTGTAAATCGGTCATTAGTTGATTTAAGTAGAAAAAACTATCATTGATTGAAGCCTTGGTCAAGGCCGCCAGGAAACCCTTAAGGTAAAGGTAGCGTTTCTTGAGCGAAAGGGGACTGACTTGCTTGGCATCCACAGCAGCTAATTCCTGATTGGCCAACTTATAATCAGCTCTTACAAAGGCATTTTCAGCCGCTTCAATATGTTGATAAAGATCAGTCGATTGGACATCTTGACGTGGGAAGAGCTCGCCTAAACTCATATCTAATCGTTGACACAAATCCAGTAAAATCTTAACAGAAGGAACTTGGCCTTGATTTTCAAAACGACTCAGGGTGGCTTGGGTACAAATGCCTTGGCACAATTCAGACTGTGAAATTCCTAATGACTTGCGCCGTTGAATAAATAACTGAATATCCATAGAGGAAACCTCCTAAATATTGCGCTTATAAGTGACTCTATTATAGCATGATATAGGCCACTTGTCATCGTTTTCACGAAGCCGGCAGTGCAAGAACTAAAGGTAATTTAGGTGTAATCTGACCTGCATCACTTGATAAAGTCAAGGCTGGATAAGCCGGATCAAAGCCAATCTTATGTTGATGATCAAACATCATGTCATAGAGAGGGTTGAGATAGATGGGCTCAAAATTAGTCTCAAACTTGCTTGAATAGAGGTCAAAAGGCACTTTAGGGTCATTGTCGGCCACTATGAGCAGTCGATACTTGCCCATAACATTACAGTGACAGCCAACTGGATCGTCATTATAAGGACTATTGCCATCCACATAATCCATGAGGATGCGGTAAGATTTGCTATCATGCTCAGACAGCGCTTGTTGGATAAATTCGATTGCTTGATTGGTAAATTCAAAATTCATATTAGAAATCCTTTCTAGTTATAAGGAGAGAGGTCAGTATAGACCTAGATCATTTCTGACATCCATGAGTTAACATAATATACATTATAGGATATTCGTTTAAGGAATCTAGTTAGACTCCTTCTTAGCCAATAAAGCCAGATATTCTTCTAAGGTCAATCCATTCTCATAGATAAAGCCCGCATGGACCTTACCTACATAACGAAAATGCCAGGGTTCAAAGTTATATCCTGTGATGGATTCCTTGTTTTGCTGATACCTTAGGATAAAACCAAAACGATGCGCATTATTAGCCAACCATTTGGCTGAATCTGTCTCTGAATAGCTTGCTTCCAGTTCACCACCATTATCTAGCCATTCAGTACCTAGAAGATCAATAGCCAAGCCCGTCGTATGCTCTGAGGCATCTGCTGGCGCGAAATATTGATTGGTAACGGACTCTGCATCGGCTTGACTTAAGCCTTGAGCTAGATAGTTTTGAATGCTAAGGTTACGGTTATTTTCTTGTTCTTCAACAGACCGATAACCTGATACAACCCGATAATAGAAACCATCCTTGGCAGCAGCTTCCATTAGGTCTTCTAAGGGCTTGACTAAGTCTTGATGATAGATATTACCGTAGCTATCCCAAGCCAGTTCTGGTTCTTTTTTATCAGCATTAGGATTATTCTTATTAACTAGCTTAAGCAGTGGATCATCACTATGTGCGGTCACGGGTAGTTTTTCAATTAAAGCATCCACTTTCAAATCTTTGTTAATTGTTTGTATTTCTTCTAAACTAGGCAATTTGTAGCTTGTTTTAGCCTGCACAGCTAATGAAGCCTGCAAGAACATGCTGCAGGCAAGTAAGAGATAAATCAACTTTTTCTTTTGCATAGGGACTTCCTTTCTTAGTTAAGTAAGCCATTTCATAAAGATAAAACCAGAGTAAGCACCCACAAGCCCCCTATCAAGGCCAGATGTAGGCCCCAGGCTAAGGTCAGATAGCCAATAAACTCACGTAAAAAGGCATTAATCGAAAAATAGAGCTTAGTCTTGGCGCCATAACCTTGACACTTAAGTCCTAGGCGCCGTGCCAGAATAAGGGCACGTAATAAATGATAATAGTTAGTGACAATGACAAAGTCCTCTCTCCCCTTTTCCATTAGCTTATAGGAGAATTGAAGATTTTCCTGGGTATTACGAGACTGATTGTCGACCAGAATGGCGGATTGGGGCACGCCTTGTCGAAGGGCGTAAGCTTTCATCGCCTCCCCTTCTGAGATGACTTCATCTGGACCTTGGCCACCCGACATAATCAAGGTCACTTCTTGAGGGCGACGGCGCCAGAGTTTGATGGCCTTATCAATTCGACTGGCAAGCAAGGGCGTCACTTCTGTCCCATTTAAGCCAGCCCCTAGCACCACAATATAAGAATAGCGCGGCCGTACGAAATGGATAAAGTTGAGAATGTTGGTAACGAAAAAGATGCCGACTAAGACGGCAAAATAGAAAATAGTGCTTCCCATGAGCCCATAGATGACATTAAAGATTGGCCAATTGAGTGATAAACGACTTGCTAGAACAGGCCAGATGACCATATAACCAATCATGCCAAATGCTAGCATGAGCGCTAGTGAATTAACCAGATTGAAGCCTTCCCGCCGAATCAAGGTAAGGCCTGAATACAAGAGAGCTATTAGGCTGATCAAAGGCGCCAACATCAAAGTCAAAATGAAGAGGACACCCAGGATGACCAAAATGACAGCAAAAGATTGCCATTCTAGTACGAAGGTCAAGTAGATTCCAATAATACCAGCTAATGAGCCCGACACTAGGAACCAAAATCCCAACCATAAGGTTCGCTTATCATGCCAGTAAACCCAAAAGAAAGGCGAGCTGACCAAGACAAGTAGTAGTAAAAATAGAAATGTCATAATCTAATCCTTTCAGAACTGTGGAGCCATAAGTTGTCCTACACGTTCGAAGTAAGTTTGATTGTCTGAGATGCCGTATTGGATTTCCTTGAGTGTTTCCAATTTGTCGGTAATAATACCATCAACAGGTCGATAGAGAAAGTTTTGGATTTCATCTTCATCATTGATGGTCCAAACGTAAAGTTCTTTCCCCTCCTGATGGGCTTGTTTGGCTAGCTCACTAGTGTAGGAAAAAGCCTCTAAGACATAGAAATCAACCTCATTTTTGGCAAAAGCACCAAATTGCAATGGAATCACATAGCCAGTTCTAATATCAGAATTGAGAGACT
This genomic window contains:
- a CDS encoding NAD-dependent protein deacylase, with product MQEDIQGLQTIINNSQHLVFFGGAGVSTESGIPDFRSAQGIYSQDLGRNFSAEQLISHSMYRKYPQLFYDFYRKHLIYPHAKPNAAHIFLAQLEASGHLDAVISQNIDTLHEAAGSQCVLKLHGTVDRNICQECGRVYDLKSFLDAYDSQGIPRCPHCGGVLKPDVTLYEESLNMEVFDQAISAIQQADTLIVGGTSLVVYPAAGLLQYFKGKHLVVINKQAIPQDDWADLVIHAPIGQVFSQLVLPGQ
- the lepA gene encoding translation elongation factor 4, coding for MNPQELQALRARQEKIRNFSIIAHIDHGKSTLADRILQLTETVSDREMQDQLLDSMDLERERGITIKLNAVELTYKAQDGEEYIFHLIDTPGHVDFTYEVSRSLAACEGAILVVDAAQGIEAQTLANVYLALDNDLEILPVINKIDLPAADPERVQVEIEDVIGIDASEAVFASAKSGIGIDQILEQIVHKVPAPPGDLEAPLQALIFDSVYDSYRGVVLNIRVINGVVKPGDKIRLMSNGKEFDVVEVGVFSPKPVQRDYLMVGDVGYITASIKTIQDTRVGDTITLANNPAQEPLDGYRKLNPMVYCGLYPVESNDYNDLRDALEKLQLNDAALQFEPETSQALGFGFRTGFLGLLHMDVIQERLEREFDINLITTAPSVIYKVKKTNGEEIIVDNPSAMPDQTVIDEIYEPYVKASIMVPNEYVGAVMDIGQRKRGNFITMDYLDDYRVNVVYELPLSEIIYDFFDKLKSNTKGYASLDYELIGYKPSNLVKMDILLNGDLIDAFSMIVHKDFAYGRGRELVEKLRGIIPRQLFEVPVQAAIGNKILARTTIKALRKDVTAKLYGGDVSRRKKLLEKQKEGKKRMKQIGTVEVPQEAFMAVLQMDED
- a CDS encoding zinc-dependent alcohol dehydrogenase family protein; translation: MKAYTYVEPGLAKFVDKPKPVILKPTDAIVRMLKTTICGTDLHIIKGDVPAVQNGTILGHEGIAVVEEVGSSVTNFKPGDKVIVSCVCSCGKCYYCKKGIYAHCEDEGGWIFGHLIDGTQAEYLRVPHADNTLYNPPAGLSDEALVMISDILPTGYEIGVLKGRVEPGCNVAIIGSGPVGLGSLLTAQFYSPAKIIMVDIDDHRLDTALKFGATHKVNNSDTDRAIKEIFDLTDGRGVDVAIEAVGIPASFDFCQKIIAVDGRIANAGVHGVPVQFDLDRLWIRNITVTTGLVSTNTTPQLLQALEAQKIHPEELVTHYFKLSQIEEAYDVFREASKNNAIKVLIENDLSPQS
- a CDS encoding ABC-F family ATP-binding cassette domain-containing protein, with amino-acid sequence MSILSVSNLTHGFGDRAIFEDVSFRLLKGEHIGLIGANGEGKSTFMNIVTGKQLPDEGKVEWAKYVTTGYLDQHSVLKPGQTIRDVLRMAFDDLFAIEARISEAYEEMATADDQAMANLLEEVGELQERLEVHDFYTLDAKIEEVARALGITAFGLETDVTSLSGGQRTKVLLAKLLLEKPDILLLDEPTNYLDAEHIEWLKRYLQNYENAFILISHDIPFLNSVINIIYHVENLKLSRYVGDYENFQAVHAMKRAQLEAAYERQQKEIADLKDFVNRNKARVATRNMAMSRQKKLDKMEVIELQGEKPKPKFDFQSARTPGRFIFEANQLEIGYDQPLTKPLDLVFERNQKVAIIGANGIGKTTLLKSLMGLIPALAGQVEQGDYLEIGYFEQEVASGNRQTPLEAVWNAFPAMNQAEVRAALARCGLTSKHIESQIQVLSGGEQAKVRLCLLMNAPHNVLILDEPTNHLDVDAKEELARALKEYKGSILMVCHEPEFYQGWVNQIWDFNQF